ACCGCATCCCGCAGATCGAGCGCTGGCTGCAGACGGGCGGCTTCTAGCGCCACGTCCCACTCTTCGGTACCGCGTGTCCGCCTGCGGTGATCGTGTATCGCCGCTCGATCTGTCCGCACGCTTCCGCTCGCCTTGACTATCCTGAAGAGGATCGAAGGCCGACTACGCCCCTGTCCTGCGGACGGGGCGTTTGCCGAGGAGGTGCGCAACATGCCGGGCGATACCGCTACATCCACTACCCTGGTCCCGCTGATTCTGGTCGCCACGCGCAAGGGGGCATGGCTCGTCCATGGCGATGCCGGACGCAGCCGATGGCGCCTGGACGGGCCGCATTTCCTCGGCCACATCGTCAGTCACCTGATGCTCGATCCGCGCGACGGGCGCACCCTGCTGGCCGCGGCCAAGACCGGCCACCTCGGCCCCACGGTGTTCCGTTCGATGGACCTGGGCGCCACCTGGCGCGAGGCTGCGCGGCCACCCGCCTTCGCGAAAAGCGCCGATGGCAAGGGGCGCGCGGTCGACCATACCTTCTGGTTGACCCCGGGCCATCCGTCCGAGCCCGGCTGCTGGTACGCCGGCACCTCGCCGCAAGGCCTGTTCCGCTCCGAGGACGGCGGCGACACCTGGGTGCCCTTCTCGTCGATCAATGACGATCCCGACTACCTGCGCTGGATGGGCACGGTGCAGGACGGCACGCCCGATGGTCCGAAACTGCACTCCATCCTTGTCGACCCGCGCGATCCGGCGCACCTCTACTTCGGCATGTCGGGCGGCGGGGTCCATGAGTCGCGCGACGCTGGCAAGACCTTCGCGCCGCTGCTGAACGGGCTGGAAGTCGTCGAGGGCTTCGACGTCGCCGATCCCACCTTCCACGATCCGCACTGCCTGCGCCTGTCACCGGCCGACCCCGATCGCCTGTACCAGCAGAACCACTGCGGCATCTACCGGCTCGACCGCCCGGGCGACACCTGGGTGCGGATCGGCCGGACGATGCCGCCGGAGGTCGGCGACATTGGTTTCCCGATGGTGGTGCATCCGCGCGACCCCGACCGTGCCTGGGTCTTCCCGATGGATGGCCAGACCGTATGGCCGCGCACCAGCCCGGACGGCAAGCCCGCCGTTTACGGCACCCGCGACGCGGGCGCGACCTGGCAGCGCCTCGATGCCGGCCTGCCGCGCGCGCAGGCGTGGTGGACCGTGAAGCGCCAGGCCATGAGCGCCGATGCGCTCGACCCGGTCGGTCTGTACTTCGGCACCACGAGCGGCGAGCTGTGGATGAGTGCCGACGAGGGCGGCAGCTGGACCTGCGTTGCCCGCCACCTGCCCGAGATCTATGCCGTCGAGGTCGCACAGCGTGCCGTGGAGGCCGGTGGGTGATGAAGGTGCTGATCCCCACGCCGCTGCGGACCTACACCGGCGCGCATTGCGTCGCGGGCAGTGGCACGACGCTGGCCGAGGTGCTCGCCGATCTCGAGGCGCGCTTCCCCGGCATCCGCTTCCGCATGATCGACGAGCAGGACCGCATGCGTCCGCACGTCCGCTTCTTCATCAACGGCCGGGCGGTGCACGACGTGGCGGTGCGGCTCGATGACACGGATGAGCTCGCCATCGTGCAGGCACTGAGCGGTGGCTGAGCCTGCATCTTCGCAGCGGCGTGCCTGGCCGGATCCATTCCTGGCCGGCCCTGGCCGCGAGAAGGCGGGGCCGCAATGGCAAGCCGCATCGAAGCGGGCTTGCGTGTAGGATGCAGCGAGCGGGTCAGGGCCGGACCGGTGGAGCGCATTGCGTCGTCCGATGGCATGAATTGCGACCATCTTGGCACTCGGCGCATGGCCGTGGCCGCTAGTCTTTCGCCATGACCCGACCTGCTTGGGCTGGATGCGCATGTTTGTTGCGCGAAGCGGCCGCAAGGCCGTGGCAGGGGATGGACAACGCCGACCGACGGCCCCGCAGGGCAAGACACGAGGACGAGGAGACATGAGCACGATCAAATCTGCCATCAATACGCGCAGCGAGGACTTCCAGGCCAACGCCGCCAGCCTGCGCGCCCAGGTCGAGGACCTGCGCGCCAGGGCGGCGCAGGTCAGCCTCGGCGGCGGCGAGTCGGCCCGCGCCAAGCACACCGCGCGCGGCAAGCTGTTGCCGCGCGACCGCGTCGGTCACCTGCTCGACCCCGGCACCCCCTTCCTCGAGGTCGGCCAGATGGCGGCCTACGGCATGTACGACGACGAGGCGCCGAGCGCCGGCGTCATCACCGGCATCGGCCGTGTGCAGGGCGTGGAGTGCATGATCGTGGCCAACGACGCCACGGTGAAGGGCGGCACCTACTACCCGATGACGGTCAAGAAGCACCTGCGCGCGCAGGAGATCGCCGAGCAGAACAATCTGCCCTGCATCTACCTGGTCGACTCCGGTGGCGCCTTCCTGCCCAGGCAGGACGAGGTTTTCCCTGACCGCGACCACTTCGGCCGCATCTTCTACAACCAGGCCAACATGTCGGCCCAGGGCATCCCGCAGATCGCGGTGGTGATGGGCTCGTGCACCGCGGGCGGCGCCTACGTGCCGGCGATGTCGGACGAGACCGTCATCGTCAAGAACCAGGGCACCATCTTCCTCGGCGGCCCGCCGCTGGTGAAGGCGGCGACCGGCGAGGTGGTGAGCGCCGAGGACCTTGGCGGCGGCGACGTGCATACGCGGCTCTCGGGTGTGGCCGACCACCTGGCCGAGAACGACGCCCACGCGCTCTACATCGCGCGCCGCATCGTCTCCAACCTCAACCGGACCAAGCCGATCAACCTCGCGCTGGGCCAGGGCGAGGAGCCGCTGTACGACCCGGAAGAGATCTACGGCATCATCCCCACCGACACCCGCAAGCCCTTCGACGTGCGCGAGATCATCGCCCGCGTGGTCGATGGCTCGCGCTTCGACGAGTTCAAGGCACGCTACGGCACGACCCTGGTGTGCGGCTTCGCCCAGCTCCACGGCTACCCGGTGGGCATCGTCGCCAACAACGGCATCCTGTTCGGCGAGTCGGCGCAGAAGGGCGCGCACTTCATCGAACTGTGCGGCCAGCGCGGCATCCCGCTGCTGTTCCTGCAGAACATCACCGGCTTCATGGTCGGCCGCAAGTACGAGAACGGCGGCATCGCCAAGGACGGCGCCAAGATGGTGACCGCCGTGGCCACCGTACAGGTGCCCAAGATCACGATGCTGATCGGCGGCAGCTTCGGCGCCGGCAACTACGGCATGTGTGGCCGCGCCTACAGCCCGCGCTTCCTGTGGATGTGGCCGAATTCGCGCATCAGCGTGATGGGTGGCGAGCAGGCCGCGAGCGTGCTGTCCACCGTGCGCCGCGACGGCATCGAGGCCAAGGGCGGCAGCTGGAGCAAGGAAGAGGAAGAGGCCTTCAAGGCGCCGATCCGCGAGCAGTACGAGTTCCAGGGCCACCCCTATTACGCCACCGCGCGCATGTGGGACGACGGCGTGGTCGATCCGGCGCAGTCGCGGCGCATCCTAGGCCTTTCGCTCTCGGCGGCCCTCAATGCGCCGATCCAGCCGACCAAGTTCGGCGTGTTCCGGATGTAAGTGGGGCGGAGGACACCGATGAGCTACGAGACCCTGGAAATCGTCCGCGACGGTGGCGTCGCGACGGTGTGGATGAACCGTCCGGACGTACACAACGCCTTCAACGCGCAGCTGATCGCCGACCTCACCGCGGCGTGCAGGGCGCTGGATGCCGACGACACGGTGCGGGCGGTGGTGCTGGCCGGGCGGGGCAAGAGTTTCTCGGCGGGGGCCGACCTCAACTGGATGAAGGCGGCAGGCGAGGCGAGCGAGGCGGAGAACTTCGCCGACGCGATGAAGCTCGCCGGCATGATGCGCACGCTCGCCGAGATGAGGAAGCCCACCATCGCGCGCGTGCATGGCGCGGCGCTGGGCGGCGGCATGGGGCTGGCGAGCGCCTGCGACATCTGCATCGCCTCTGACCGTGCGGTGTTCGCGACCTCCGAGGTCAAGTTCGGGATCATCCCGTCGGCAATCAGCCCTTATGTGATCCGTGCCATCGGCGAGCGCCAGGCCTACCGCTACTTCCAGACCGCCGAGCGCATCAACGCCACGCGCGCGGCCGAACTCGGTCTGGCGCACGAAGCGGTGGCCGCCGAGGAACTGGACGCCAAGGTGAAGGAAGTGGTCGAGGCCCTGCTGCAGGGCGGGCCGAAGTCGCAGGCCGCGGCCAAGGATCTGATCCGCGCGGTGGCCAACCAGCCGGTGAGTGACGCGCTGGTGGAAGACACCGCGCGCCGTATCGCCGGCCTGCGCGCCACGCCCGAGGCCAGGGAGGGGCTTGCCGCCTTCCTCGACAAACGCCCCGCAGCCTGGATCGCGCAGGGCTGAACGCCGGAATTGGGCCGAGATTGCACCCAGCCTCGCGCCGAACCGACACAAGACACGCTGGAGACAACATGTTCGACAAGATCCTGATTGCCAATCGTGGAGAGATCGCCTGCAGGGTGATCAAGACCGCCCGCCGCATGGGCATCAAGACCGTCGCGGTGTATTCCGAGGCCGACGCCAATGCCCGCCACGTGCGCCTGGCCGACGAAGCCGTGCTGATCGGACCGGCGGCGGCGCGTGAGTCCTACCTCGTCATCGACAAGATCATCGCCGCCGCGAAGCAGACCGGCGCCCAGGCCATTCACCCCGGCTACGGCTTCCTGTCGGAGAACGAGGACTTCTGCCACGCCTGCGAGCGCGAAGGCATCGTCTTCATCGGCCCGCCGGTGGCGGCGATCCGCGCCATGGGCTCGAAGTCCGAGGCCAAGAAGCTGATGGAAGCGGCCGGCGTGCCGCTCACGCCCGGCTACCACGGCGACGACCAGAATCCTGCGTATCTGCATCAACAGGCCGACGCCATCGGCTACCCGGTGCTGATCAAGGCCGCGGCCGGCGGCGGTGGCAAGGGCATGCGCCTGGTGGAACGCTCCGAAGACTTCATCGACCTGCTCGCCTCGTGCAAGCGCGAGGCCATCTCCAGCTTTGGCGACGACCACGTGCTGATCGAGAAGTACATCACCAAGCCGCGCCACATCGAGATCCAGGTCTTCGGCGACACCCACGGCAACGTGGTGTATCTGTTCGAGCGCGACTGCTCGGTGCAGCGCCGCCACCAGAAGGTACTGGAAGAGGCGCCCGCGCCGGGCATGACGCCCGAGCGCCGCGCGGCGATGGGCAAGGCCGCGGTCGATGCGGCCAGGGCGGTGGGTTACGTCGGTGCCGGCACGGTCGAGTTCATCGCCAATCAGGACGGCTCCTTCTACTTCATGGAGATGAACACCCGCCTGCAGGTCGAGCATCCGGTCACCGAGATGATCACCGGGCTGGACCTGGTGGAGTGGCAGCTGCGCGTGGCCTCGGGCGAGAAGCTGCCGCTGGCGCAGGAGCAGTTGCAGATCCGCGGTCATGCGCTGGAAGCGCGCATCTACGCCGAGGACCCGGCCAAGGGCTTCCTGCCCTCCACCGGCAGGCTGGTGCACCTGGCGCCGCCGGCCGAGAGCCTGCACGTGCGCGTCGATACCGGTGTGGAGGAGGGCGACGAGATCAGCCCGCACTACGACCCGATGATCGCCAAGCTGATCGTGTGGGACATCAACCGCGACCGCGCGCTTGCCCGCATGCTGCAGGCGCTGGCGGACTACCGCGTGGTGGGTGTCGCCAACAACATCGAGTTCCTGTCGCGCCTGACCGCCTGCCCGGCGTTCTCCGGCGCCGACCTCGACACCGGCCTGATCGAGCGCGAGAAGACCTACCTCTTCCCGGCCGAGGAAGGCGTGCCCGACGAGGTGCTGCAGATTGCCGCGCTTGCCGAGCTGTTGCGTGAGGCGGCGCTCGCCGACAAGCGCGCCCAGCGCACGGCCGATGCACGCTCGCCCTGGCATGCGCGCGACGGCTGGCGCATGAACGCCACCGCGCGCCGCACGCTGTTGTTCCGCCACGGCGAGACCGACCGCACGGTCGAGGTCGCCTACCTGCCCGGCGCGTACCGGCTGACGGTCGAAGGCCGCAGCGTCGAGGCGCGCGGCGAGCTCAACCCGCGTGGCCTGCTGCGCGTGGAGCTCGACGGCACGCGCATGGACGCCACCGTGATCGCCGCAGCGGGTCGCCGCCATGTCTTCGCCAAGGGCCGGGCCTGGCAACTCGCCGCGGTCGATCCGCTGCACCACGGCGGCGAGGGCGGCGGCGCTGAGGGCGGGCTGCTGGCGCCGATGCCGGGCAAGGTCATCGCCCTGGTCGCCGCCGAGGGCGCCAAGGTGGAGAAGGGCGCGCCGCTGCTGATCCTGGAGGCGATGAAGATGGAGCACACCATCACCGCGCCGTCGGCTGGTACGGTCAAGGCCTTCCGCTTCGGGGTCGGCGACCAGGTGGGCGACGGGGCCGAGCTGGTGGAGTTCGAAGTCGCCGCCTGAGCAGTCCGAAAGTCACGAATGAACACGCTGAAAGGGGCTTGAGCCCGAGGGCGCGATCCGGCCGCAAGAGCCGGCGCGCCCTGCATGGAGAAGAGAGACACACCGATGAGCAGTACGCAGAGCTATGTCCACGGCGCATCCGAGAAACAACTGATCGGCCAGACCATCGGCCGCTTCTTCGACGAGGCCTGCGCCCGTCACGCCGAGCGCGAGGCGCTGGTCGTGCGCCACCAGAACGTGCGCCTGACCTATGCGCAGCTGAAGAGCAAGGTCGACGCGCTCGCCTGCGGGTTGATGCGTCTCGGCCTGGAACCGGGCGAGCGCATCGGCATCTGGTCGCAGAACACCATGGAGTGGGCGCTGACCCAGTTCGCCACCGCCAAGGCCGGCCTGGTGCTGGTGAACATCAACCCCGCCTATCGCCGCTCCGAGCTCGAATACGCGCTCAACAAGGTCGGCTGTCGCGCGCTGGTGCTGTCGCCGGCGTTCAAGACCAGCAACTACCTCGAGATGATCGCCGACCTCGCGCCCGAGCTCGGCCACTGCGAACCCGGCCTGTTGCGCAGCCACCGCCTGCCATCGCTCGAGATGGTGATCCGCATGGGGGCGGGCGCCTCGCCCGGCATGCTCAGCTTCGAAGAACTGCTGCAGGCGCCGACGCGCGACGAACTGGCTGCGCTCGAGGCGCGGTCCGACAGGCTGCAGTTCGACGATCCGATCAACATCCAGTTCACCTCCGGCACCACCGGTCACCCCAAGGGCGCGACGCTCTCGCACCACAACATCCTCAACAACGGCTACTTCGTCGGCGAGGCGATCAAGCTGGTGCCGGGCGACCGCCTGTGCATCCCGGTACCGCTCTATCACTGCTTCGGCATGGTGATGGGCAACCTCGGCTGCCTGACCCACGGCGCCACCATGGTCTACCCGGCCGAGGCCTTCGAGCCGCTGGCGGTGCTGGAGACGGTGGCGCAGGAAAAATGCACCGGCCTCTACGGCGTGCCGACCATGTTCATCGCTGCGCTCGACCATCCGCGTTTCGCCGACTTCGATCTTTCCAGCCTGCGCACCGGCATCATGGCCGGCAGCCCGTGCCCGATCGAGGTCATGAAGCGGGTGATCGGCAAGATGAACATGGCCGAGGTGACGATCGCCTACGGCATGACCGAGACCTCGCCGGTGAGCTTCCAGAGCGGCACCGACGACCCCATCGACCGCCGTGTGTCGACGGTCGGCCGCGTCCAGCCGCATCTGGAAGTGAAGATCGTCGACAACGAGGGCCGCATCGTGCCCCGCGGTCAGGCGGGCGAGCTGTGCACCCGCGGCTACTCGGTGATGCTCGGCTACTGGAACGACGAGACCAAGACCCGGGAGGCGATCGACGCCGGCGGCTGGATGCATACGGGCGACCTCGCGGTGATCGACGACGAGGGCTACTGCAACATCGTCGGCCGCATCAAGGACATGGTGATCCGCGGCGGCGAGAACATCTATCCGCGCGAGATCGAGGAGTTCCTCTACGCCCATCCCAAGGTGCTCGACGTCCAGGTGGTCGGTATCCCCGACCAGAAGTTCGGCGAGGAGCTGTGCGCCTGGATCATCGTGCGCGAGGGCGAGGGCCTTTCTGAAGACGAGGTGCGTGCCTATTGCCAGGGGCAAATCGCGCACTACAAGATTCCGCGCTACATCCGCTTCGTCGACAGCTTCCCGATGACCGTGACCGGCAAGATCCAGAAGTTCCAGATCCGCCAGAAAATGAAGGAAGAGCTGGGGCTGGACGAGGCGCAGACCGCCTGACATCGAGGACGCATCCATGACCACATCCAAGTTGCCCGCCGCCGTCCGCATCGTCGAGATGGGGCCGCGCGATGGCCTGCAGAACGAGAAGCAGCTCGTTTCCACCGACACCAAGGTCGAGCTCGTGCGCCGCCTCGAGCGCGCCGGGCTGAAGGCGATCGAGACCACGTCCTTCGTGTCGCCCAAGTGGGTGCCGCAGATGGGCGACAACAGCGAGGTGCTGACCCGCGTGCTTGCGGCTGCCGCACCCGGCGTCGCCTATCCGGTGCTGACGCCCAACCTGAAGGGCTTCGAGGCCGCGCTGGCGGCCGGGGCACGGGAGGTCGCGGTGTTTGGCGCCGCCTCCGAGTCCTTCAGCCAGAAGAACATCAACTGCTCGATCGCCGAGTCGCTCGAGCGCTTCCGCCCCGTCACCGAGGCGGCGCACGCGGCGGGCGTGAAGGTGCGCGGCTATGTCTCCTGCGTGGTCGGCTGCCCCTACGAGGGGGCGGTGGCGCCACAGGCGGTGGCGGACGTGGCGGCGACGCTGATGGAGATGGGCTGCTACGAGGTCTCGCTGGGCGACACCATCGGCGTCGGCACCCCGGCAGGCATCGTCCGCATGCTGGAGGCGGTGGCGAAGCGCGTGCCGGTGGAGAAGCTCGCCGGTCACTACCACGACACCTACGGCATGGCGGTGGCCAACGTCTTTGCTTCGCTGCAGATGGGCGTGGCGGTGTTCGATGCCTCGGTCGGTGGTCTGGGCGGCTGTCCCTACGCCGCCGGGGCATCGGGGAACGTTGCCACCGAGGACGTGGTCTGGTTGCTCAACGGGCTCGGCATCGAGACGGGCATCGATCTCGATGCCCTGGTCGACACCGCGGCCTGGATCAGCGCCCAGCTCGACCGCGAACCCGCCTCACGCGTGGCGCGCGCGGTATTGGCCAAGCGCGCCAAGGCCGCCAGCGCCTGAATGGGCCGCCTCGCGGCGGACTCGTTCATAATCGGGGCTTCGCAATCGAGACGGTGCGCACGGATGTGCCGTCCACGCCCCTGCAGAGACTGTCGCAATGAGTATTCCTTCCCCCTGTACCAACATCTGCCGCATGAGCCCGGACACGGGCTGGTGCGAGGGCTGCCAACGCACGATCGAGGAGATCACGCGCTGGAGCCAGACCAACGACGACGACCGTCGCACCATCCTGGCCGCGGTCGCCGAGCGTCGCGAATGGCTGGCCGAAGCCAGCGGCGCGGAGACGCGGGCATGAGCGGTGATGCGCTGTGTGTCGGCGTGTGCATGATCGACTGGGATTCGGGCGTGTGCCTGGGCTGCGGACGCACGGCTGACGAGATCAACGGTGTGCCGGTGGCGCCGCCGTCCGACGCCTTGCTGCCCACCGCCGGGCAGTCCGCCGTGCTGCCGCCCAATGTCGCCGCGCAGGTCGGGGAGGGCAGCGATTGACAGCGCGTCCCCGCCTGCCCGATACCGTGCAGGTCTTCGAACGTGGCTGGCTGTCGGCCAACAACGTGCTGCTGTTCGACGGCGGCGAGGCGACGCTGGTCGACAGCGGCTATGTCACGCATGCGGGGCAGACGGTGGCGCTGGTCGGTGCCGCGCTCGACGGTCGCAGGCTCGGCCGGCTGATCAACACCCACTCGCATTCCGACCACATCGGCGGCAACGCCAGCGTGCAGCGCGCCTTCGGCTGCACGATCACGGTGCCGGCCGGCATGGCACAGGCCGTGCGGCATTGGGACGAGGCGGCGCTGCTGCTGTCCACCGCCGCGCAGCATGGCGAACGCTTCGAGGCCGACGGCACGCTTGCCCCCGGCGACCGCTTCGTCGCCGGCGAACTCGAATGGCAGGCCATCGCCGCGCCCGGCCACGACATGGACGCGCTCGCCTATTACAACGCCGAGCACCGCATCCTGATGTCCGGCGATGCGCTGTGGCGCGACGGCTTCGGCATCCTCTTCGCCGATGTGCTCGGCACCGGCGATGGTCTGGGCGAGGCACGGCGTACGCTGGAAGGCATCGGCCGGCTCGCGGTGGATAGGGTCATACCGGGCCACGGCGCGCCCTTCACCGAGTTCGACGACGCCCTCGAGCGTGCCTTCGCCCGCCTGCAGGCCTTCGAGGCCGACGGCGCCCGGATGGCGCGCAATGCCATCCGCGCCTGCATCACCTTCAAGCTGCTGGATGTGCGCAGCATCGCGCTGGACGACCTGCCGCGCCATCTCGACGAGACGCCGCTGTACCGCGAGGCGAACCGCCGCTTCCTCGGCCTCGACGCCGACGCGCTGGCGGGCTGGCTGGTGAAGGAGCTCGAACGCGCCGGGGTGGCGCGGCGCGAGCATGGCCTGCTGGTCGCGAGCTGAGTCGGGTGATGCGCCCGCAGAGTCGGTTTTTCGGGGTGCGCGGGCGGCGGTGCTCGGTGCGTCCGGCACACAGGCGGTCGTTGCGGGCCCGGTCATGCTTGCACGCCTGATTCACGCCGAACGCCCCGAAGCGTTGCAGTGCGGCCTGCGCTGGCTTTACAGCTTCGTGCGCCCGCAGCGACGCCGCATCGCCGGCCTGCTGCTGCTGTCGTTCGCCGCCACCCTGCTGGTGCTGCTGCAGCCCTGGCTGACGAAGCTGCTGATCGACGACGGTCTGCTGGCGCGCGACTACCGCACGCTGCTGCTGGTCGCCGGCGCCATGATCGTTGCCGGCATCGCGAGCACCGTGCTCGGCGGGGTCAACCGCCAACTGCACACGCGGCTTTCCGGCACGATCCTTTTTGCGCTGCGCAGCGACCTCTACCGTCACCTGCAGACGCTGTCGCCCGCCTTCTACGGCCGCCAGCGCATGGGCGATCTGCTGTCGCGCCTTGACGGCGACGTCGCCGAGATCCAGCGTTTTGCGGTCGACAGCCTGTTCGCAGCGGTGAGCAGCGTCATCGGGCTGATTGGGGCGGTGGCGCTGATGTTGAGCCTGTCGTGGAAGCTGTCGCTGCTGGTGCTGGTGCTGGTGCCGCTCGAAACCCTTTGGCTGCGCTGGATGCGGCGCAAGGTCGAGACGCGTACGCGCACCGTTCGCGAACGCGCGGCAGACGTGTCGAGCTTCCTGGTCGAGACCCTGCCGGCGATGAAGTTCATCCAGGCCTCGCGGCGCGAGGCCGACGAGCGCAGCCGCCTCGACGGGCTCGGCGCGCGTTACCTCGACGACCTGCTGCGCCTGCAGCGCACCGAGTTCATGACCCATGCGATCCCGTCCACGCTGACCTCGCTGACGCGTGCTGCCGCGTTCATGATCGGCGGCTTGTGGGTCATCGAAGGCAGCTGGCAACTCGGTGCCCTCATCGCATTCTCGACCTACCTGGGCATGGCCACCGGGCCGGTCAACAGCCTGCTGGGGCTCTACGTCGCGATCCAGCGCATGAGCGTGAGCCTGATGCGGGTCAGCGAGCTGCGCGAGGCCGCGGCGGATGTCGTGGAGCGCGCCGATCCGGCCTTGGCGCAGTCGGCCGTGCCGGCGTGGCGAGGGCAGATCGAGCTCGAGGGTGTCGTCTTCCTCCACCAGGGGCGCGGCGAGGCGGTACTCGACGGCGCCCGGCTGACGATCCCGGCCGGCAGCAAGCTGGCGCTCACCGGTGCGTCGGGCGTCGGCAAGTCCACGCTGATCGACCTCCTGCACCGCCATTACGACCCTCAGGCCGGCAGCATCCGTCTCGACGGCACCGACCTGCGCGAGATCCCGCTCGGCGAACTGCGCCGCGCGGTGGCCGTCGTGAGCCAGGACATCGTGCTGTTCCGCGGCACGCTCGCCGAGAACATCCGCTACGCCGCGCCGCAGGCGGACGACGAGGCGGTGCGTGCGGCGGCGCGGCGGGCACATCTGGATGCGCTCGTTGCCAGCCTGCCGCAGGGCCTGGATACGCCGCTGGGCGAGCGCGGGCAGCAGCTCTCCGGCGGCCAGCGCCAGCGCATCGCGATTGCGCGTGCGTTGTTGCAGGACCCCTGCGTGCTGGTGATGGACGAGGCGACCTCGGCGGTCGACGAGGCGACCGAGGCGGCGATCATTGCCGAGGTCGATGCGCTCTTCGCCGGGCGGACCCGCATTCTGATCAGCCATCGCGCGGCGACGCTCGCGGGCTGTGATGTGCGCGTGCGGCTCGCGAGCGGACGGCTCGAGGTGCTGCCGCTGCCCGCGGAGATGATGTAGCGATGGCGCTGCGGGTCGCGGTGGTCGACAGCGGCTGCTCGGCGGTGCATGCGCCGCGGGTGCGGGCGGCTGCTGCCTTCGTCATCGGTGATGGCGGCCTGGACGAGGTGCCGGTCATCGAGGATGTGCTCGGCCATGGCAGCCGCGTGGCGGACATCCTGCTGCACGGTGCGCCGCAGGCCGAGCTGCTGGTTGCCCAGGTGTTCCGCGAACGCCTGACGACGACCGCGGCGCAGGTGGCGGCGGCGATCGACTGGGCGGTGGCGAACGGTGCCCAGCTCGTCAACCTCAGCCTGGGCCTGCGCGAACCCCGGCCGGCGCTGGCCGAGGCCTGCGCGCGTGCCGTGGCGGCCGGCGTCGTACTGTGCGCGGCGGCGCCCGCGCGCGGCCAGGCGGTGTATCCGGCGGCTTTCGCGGGCGTTCTGCGGGTGAGCGGCGATGCGCGTTGCGCACCCGGCGAGCTCGCAGCGATCGGCTCTGCCGAGATCGATTTCGGTGCTCATGTGCGGCCGCTCGGTGGCAGCCTCACCGGCGCAGGCGCGAGCATGGCCTGCGCCTGGCTCAGCGGTCTTGCGGCGCAGTACCTGGCCAGTGGCGGTGGCGTGGAAACGCTGCGCGACTGGCTGGAGGAAAAGGCGTGCCACCGCGGCGTGGACGACCCGAGGAGAAGACAGCATGGCGACTGAAGGCATCGTCATCATCGGCGCCGGGCCTGCCGGCGCGGCTGCCGCGATCGGACTGGCGCGGATGGGCGAACCCGTGGTGCTGGTGGGTGAGCCGCGCCGCTTTGCCGCGGTCGAGGGCACGTCGGTGCGTGTCATCGATGCGCTGCGCGGCTTGGGCCTGCGGCAGGCGCTTCAGGC
This genomic window from Thauera humireducens contains:
- a CDS encoding DUF1289 domain-containing protein, with product MSIPSPCTNICRMSPDTGWCEGCQRTIEEITRWSQTNDDDRRTILAAVAERREWLAEASGAETRA
- a CDS encoding DUF1289 domain-containing protein, translated to MSGDALCVGVCMIDWDSGVCLGCGRTADEINGVPVAPPSDALLPTAGQSAVLPPNVAAQVGEGSD
- a CDS encoding MBL fold metallo-hydrolase, giving the protein MTARPRLPDTVQVFERGWLSANNVLLFDGGEATLVDSGYVTHAGQTVALVGAALDGRRLGRLINTHSHSDHIGGNASVQRAFGCTITVPAGMAQAVRHWDEAALLLSTAAQHGERFEADGTLAPGDRFVAGELEWQAIAAPGHDMDALAYYNAEHRILMSGDALWRDGFGILFADVLGTGDGLGEARRTLEGIGRLAVDRVIPGHGAPFTEFDDALERAFARLQAFEADGARMARNAIRACITFKLLDVRSIALDDLPRHLDETPLYREANRRFLGLDADALAGWLVKELERAGVARREHGLLVAS
- a CDS encoding ABC transporter ATP-binding protein, encoding MLARLIHAERPEALQCGLRWLYSFVRPQRRRIAGLLLLSFAATLLVLLQPWLTKLLIDDGLLARDYRTLLLVAGAMIVAGIASTVLGGVNRQLHTRLSGTILFALRSDLYRHLQTLSPAFYGRQRMGDLLSRLDGDVAEIQRFAVDSLFAAVSSVIGLIGAVALMLSLSWKLSLLVLVLVPLETLWLRWMRRKVETRTRTVRERAADVSSFLVETLPAMKFIQASRREADERSRLDGLGARYLDDLLRLQRTEFMTHAIPSTLTSLTRAAAFMIGGLWVIEGSWQLGALIAFSTYLGMATGPVNSLLGLYVAIQRMSVSLMRVSELREAAADVVERADPALAQSAVPAWRGQIELEGVVFLHQGRGEAVLDGARLTIPAGSKLALTGASGVGKSTLIDLLHRHYDPQAGSIRLDGTDLREIPLGELRRAVAVVSQDIVLFRGTLAENIRYAAPQADDEAVRAAARRAHLDALVASLPQGLDTPLGERGQQLSGGQRQRIAIARALLQDPCVLVMDEATSAVDEATEAAIIAEVDALFAGRTRILISHRAATLAGCDVRVRLASGRLEVLPLPAEMM
- a CDS encoding S8 family serine peptidase yields the protein MALRVAVVDSGCSAVHAPRVRAAAAFVIGDGGLDEVPVIEDVLGHGSRVADILLHGAPQAELLVAQVFRERLTTTAAQVAAAIDWAVANGAQLVNLSLGLREPRPALAEACARAVAAGVVLCAAAPARGQAVYPAAFAGVLRVSGDARCAPGELAAIGSAEIDFGAHVRPLGGSLTGAGASMACAWLSGLAAQYLASGGGVETLRDWLEEKACHRGVDDPRRRQHGD